TATAGTAATTCCAATACAAAAGACATAATTCTTATACTTATACTCTTATGAATAAATTTATGATTCTAatcaaaatgtaaaatattagtaAGACATATTGATACTCACGACACTTCCATGAATAGGTGTCATTCGTTCTTCACGATTTGCCCAACTGAGatgagaaattttattatcattgGCAAAAGATCCATTTTGATTGTATGATGGTATCTGTGGTTTTGAAGTCCTATCCACACGTGGTGCTTTGCGATCTATTAACTAagcaatgaaataaaaaaaacattattaaatattgtataacTGTTATATTGAATTCTTGCATTAAGCAATTTTTTAAATGAGAAAAATCATACCTGTAGCAAATTTGGACTAGAATATGAACGTTCCAAATTACTACCCATTGATGGATTTTCCATTTTCAGAGGTTCTTTGTGaatgttattttcattttcctttGTTGATTTTTCTTTAGAATCGTTCTTCATAGATTGTCTGTATGTGTACAAGTACATAAAatgggaaataaatgaaaatgatcAATTTATCTTATACTTTGTACTTACTCTTGTAATTTCTTCCGTGTTGCAGCTGTATCTTTCATACGCAATTTTAATACACCAAGATTGAAATTAAGATtgactttttcattttcttccattggattaaatttaattggTTCCATTTTTGCGCAATATTTAGTGAGTTCATCTTCAACTGTTGTGTATTCATTTTGCTGTCATATAAGTTTAAGCAGTTAGTAGTTTTACATTAATGATATTAAAGATAATTATGCGTTAAATGCTAATGTAAAACCTTTGTTACCTTTTCTTCTAATTTCGAACCCAAAGATTTCAATATCCCATGAATATATTCTTCTTCATTTGAACCTTTGTATTTAACACCATGTTGTGCATACATGGCACGTTCCTGTTCTAAAATTTCTTGTTCCAAAGCTTGCTTACTTTTTGCAACTTCATTAAGTTGCTTCATTAATTTTAGTACCATCGTAGATTCAATGGTACCCGAGTCTAAAGAAACTGGTTTCTTACTACGATCAACAGTTGGTTTCATAGATATATCAGTTTTCCtcgttgtatttattggttttttATGTTGAAGATTCAATGAACTGTCTTTATATTGTTTTGAGGTAATATCTGTAGGAATTCTTTCGACTTCAATAGAAGTGTTCACAAAATTATTGGGACGCATAGGAGAAGTATTATTGATAGATTCTGAATCCACATGTTTGAATAGTATCTTATCACTAAAAATATTTCCCTTTGATGTTATGGCCTCCTTATTTACAGATTTTAAATTACTTGCTTTACTTTCACCTGGTTTGATAATACTATCTTCATCATCTGAATGTATCCAATCAGGATATTCGATATCATCTAATATCTCATTTAAAACATTACTTGAAATAGGCTCTGCGATGTTAGGATTTGTTGTAAATGCTGGATAACGAGTTAGCCATTCTGCATAACCACCAtccaaaattgtaatttttttatgttttataCCAGGATcccaattttctaaaattttccgTAAGGTATTTAAATGGCTATTCGGTGCCAATGTTTTACTTGATGTATTCCAATCGAGTAAAATTGTAACATCAACATATTGCGATCCTCTATGTTTATATAGGTCTAGAGCTTTCTTATCTTTATAAAGATATTTCTCAAAATGCGTTGCCGATAGACTAAAATTAAAAGAACGTTGATTTTAAAATAGTTTCATTCCTTGTTCAAAAGTATTATTAATTCCTTACCCAGGCTTTATTTCACTACTTGGAATGTTAATGCACTTTGTAGATGATAATCTAGAAATTTCAAATTGAGATTTTGATCTAATATCAATAATTAAATATCTGCCATATATATCTTGTATTAATGGAAATAACTGATCACAGTTCATAATTTCTTCATTGTCACCAACCAATGGATCTCTGGTTGGCGTTTCAGGCAAGTTTATAGGACCATCGACTGGGGACATATAAGAATCAATTCCTACATCATTATCTATATCCATTTTCTCTAAACTGCTACTCTTTTCCAATACTTGTTTTGATTGATGTTTGTAACGTGTATTTAACCTTTGAGTCAAGTCTGCAAGTACTTTTGTTATTTCATTGATCTAcaatataaacatttatatatattttaccatTTTGTGCTCAACATTTAGCATTAAAATGCATAGTGCCTCAAAACTTTACATTCGGAATACCTTTATCTGTGAACGATAAGTTTAATAAAGCATACGCCACTTCCCACCTGATTGACATGCATATTCGTTAAGATCATTTTGTCGTCTTTATACTcctgaatatttttcaaccattcgacgCAGTTCAGCCATCTCTGCAACATGATATACTGGCCCTCTTCATCACCTTTTTTCTTGAACTTTTCAGCTATGTTATACATCTTAGGCAGCCTCTTATAAATATTAGATGGTTTCACGTCTCTGAAATTAACCTTAGCCATTTGCTGTAACTCGTTTATACTCGTATACCGCAATGGTGTTTTTTCTGTCACTTTTATCACGCTCATTGTTGTTGGTGTTTGACACAATACATATAGTAATTGTGCTAAATTGTAATCTGTAGTAGTCTGTGAAATGAAATGAAACGCATTTAACACATTGAATCGCGCTCATTAGTATAAGAAAAAGTGGAGCATTTTGTAGTTAAATTAATTGATTGAATTAGATACTTGCGTTTTAGTACAAAAAGCACTCTATAAaactaataatttaattaaaaatgcacatattacAAAACtgatacgaagaaacgttcaCGAAGAAACCACTGTGGTGCAGTCCTGATATCAGGATTGATGTAGTTGTATCAATTTCAAAGTTAATAGTCATGTATAGATAGTACTGAACGAACTACTCATACACTAATAATTTCGTAGTAAAGGCAGCGTCCTCGACGGAAAAACGTCTAAGTATGTAAAGAATAGTTAGGGTTTCTCACCGCTAGATAGCGAAGTGCGTTCAATAGACGCTTTCGAACAAATTTAATTCCTTAACAGTCAAgtttttttgaaatataatttactaaaaatgatcaattttattattattggatTTGGTACTCAGCTGCATGAAAATGCgttctttattaattttaa
The sequence above is drawn from the Ptiloglossa arizonensis isolate GNS036 chromosome 1, iyPtiAriz1_principal, whole genome shotgun sequence genome and encodes:
- the LOC143148011 gene encoding ubiquitin carboxyl-terminal hydrolase 8 isoform X2 is translated as MDIDNDVGIDSYMSPVDGPINLPETPTRDPLVGDNEEIMNCDQLFPLIQDIYGRYLIIDIRSKSQFEISRLSSTKCINIPSSEIKPGLSATHFEKYLYKDKKALDLYKHRGSQYVDVTILLDWNTSSKTLAPNSHLNTLRKILENWDPGIKHKKITILDGGYAEWLTRYPAFTTNPNIAEPISSNVLNEILDDIEYPDWIHSDDEDSIIKPGESKASNLKSVNKEAITSKGNIFSDKILFKHVDSESINNTSPMRPNNFVNTSIEVERIPTDITSKQYKDSSLNLQHKKPINTTRKTDISMKPTVDRSKKPVSLDSGTIESTMVLKLMKQLNEVAKSKQALEQEILEQERAMYAQHGVKYKGSNEEEYIHGILKSLGSKLEEKQNEYTTVEDELTKYCAKMEPIKFNPMEENEKVNLNFNLGVLKLRMKDTAATRKKLQEQSMKNDSKEKSTKENENNIHKEPLKMENPSMGSNLERSYSSPNLLQLIDRKAPRVDRTSKPQIPSYNQNGSFANDNKISHLSWANREERMTPIHGSVHPGITGLKNLGNSCYMNSIIQCLSNTTHLAKYFTDNLYADDLNTNDDNSTQGQVVEEVAQVIKALWRGQYKSISPHDLKIAVGQYKLQFESYEQQDSHEFLTFLLDWMHNDLKKNCKAPLEMTVAEEAWDKAMASQRSIISDLFFGQLRSTITCNYCKQSSTTYETFNSLTTSLPHSNRCTLSDCILRFVTGQKVVGWKCPKCQSAREAMKKFDFVKLAPVIVIHLNRFAESGGWLEKRNTAVDFPLTGFNLKPYLVMDTNNTPTISNIRSYSYSLYAMSNHYGTMEGGHYTAFCKNAAQNKWYKYDDQTVTEVTESQVRSQNTSAYLLFYTSFSSNII
- the LOC143148011 gene encoding ubiquitin carboxyl-terminal hydrolase 8 isoform X1, which codes for MSVIKVTEKTPLRYTSINELQQMAKVNFRDVKPSNIYKRLPKMYNIAEKFKKKGDEEGQYIMLQRWLNCVEWLKNIQEYKDDKMILTNMHVNQINEITKVLADLTQRLNTRYKHQSKQVLEKSSSLEKMDIDNDVGIDSYMSPVDGPINLPETPTRDPLVGDNEEIMNCDQLFPLIQDIYGRYLIIDIRSKSQFEISRLSSTKCINIPSSEIKPGLSATHFEKYLYKDKKALDLYKHRGSQYVDVTILLDWNTSSKTLAPNSHLNTLRKILENWDPGIKHKKITILDGGYAEWLTRYPAFTTNPNIAEPISSNVLNEILDDIEYPDWIHSDDEDSIIKPGESKASNLKSVNKEAITSKGNIFSDKILFKHVDSESINNTSPMRPNNFVNTSIEVERIPTDITSKQYKDSSLNLQHKKPINTTRKTDISMKPTVDRSKKPVSLDSGTIESTMVLKLMKQLNEVAKSKQALEQEILEQERAMYAQHGVKYKGSNEEEYIHGILKSLGSKLEEKQNEYTTVEDELTKYCAKMEPIKFNPMEENEKVNLNFNLGVLKLRMKDTAATRKKLQEQSMKNDSKEKSTKENENNIHKEPLKMENPSMGSNLERSYSSPNLLQLIDRKAPRVDRTSKPQIPSYNQNGSFANDNKISHLSWANREERMTPIHGSVHPGITGLKNLGNSCYMNSIIQCLSNTTHLAKYFTDNLYADDLNTNDDNSTQGQVVEEVAQVIKALWRGQYKSISPHDLKIAVGQYKLQFESYEQQDSHEFLTFLLDWMHNDLKKNCKAPLEMTVAEEAWDKAMASQRSIISDLFFGQLRSTITCNYCKQSSTTYETFNSLTTSLPHSNRCTLSDCILRFVTGQKVVGWKCPKCQSAREAMKKFDFVKLAPVIVIHLNRFAESGGWLEKRNTAVDFPLTGFNLKPYLVMDTNNTPTISNIRSYSYSLYAMSNHYGTMEGGHYTAFCKNAAQNKWYKYDDQTVTEVTESQVRSQNTSAYLLFYTSFSSNII